From the genome of Miscanthus floridulus cultivar M001 chromosome 10, ASM1932011v1, whole genome shotgun sequence, one region includes:
- the LOC136490124 gene encoding uncharacterized protein, giving the protein MGFWEAVRWLEEWQLRILVLTSLFLQCFLFFAGILRKLRIPSWLRFLIWLAYLSSDAVAIYGLATLFNRQRTQEWVSTHESSARLQLLWAPILLIHLGGQNGITAYNIEDNELWRRHVLTAVSQVAVAVYVFRNSRPQDTRIFAAGVVLFVPGILKCVLKPWELKRASINSLVDSSAGLEEIRNVSSLDEYIQAATENFREGHGGQQSGTDQPLDNSVWKWWEPNDLFVDLPFPYSARLSCLKAMVHDPDEVDGLVRSVLSVTFDRLYTKKPFQLSVDLPDAIEMVTFQRAIVTFLAAALAFAILMDHTKGYDRTDVKITHILLWSALALDYILPTVMSTIQAIREPFIRKARWPDQVAQYNLIGYIVRNKKHRKLRRLATLLVCKDYIDQLWCMKPSKSSSDITKVVHGYIAKGWTQHHIKDMATYRAFNDNRGQWTLKHEGCNGSLDWGLRRPFDESVLLWHLATDFCFLHMDPSPAHEAAYEAARRSKEISNYMQVYLLFVNPEMLMTGARRSLFRAMYKQLKGIPLYNDEPAPQGEKELAQNIIDRLLGTEGSHMDRMVHDAWAIANELLTSLQSDEEKLWRVVQGVWVEMLCFSAGRCRGYLHAKSLGKGGEFLSYVWLHLFYMGMETVAEKTQRSELQEETDEGVQSSTQDRPHR; this is encoded by the exons ATGGGTTTCTGGGAGGCGGTGCGATGGTTGGAGGAGTGGCAGCTGCGCATCCTCGTCTTGACAAGCCTCTTCCTCCAGTGCTTCCTCTTCTTCGCCGGCATCTTGCGCAAGCTTCGTATCCCGTCTTGGTTGAGGTTCTTAATCTGGCTGGCCTATCTCAGCAGCGATGCTGTTGCGATCTACGGACTGGCCACCCTCTTCAACCGGCAGAGGACGCAAGAATGGGTGTCCACACATGAGAGCAGTGCCAGGCTGCAGCTGTTGTGGGCGCCCATCCTCTTGATACATCTTGGCGGGCAGAACGGCATAACTGCCTATAACATCGAAGACAATGAACTATGGAGGCGGCATGTCCTAACAGCGGTGTCTCAG GTCGCCGTTGCAGTATACGTGTTTCGTAACTCGCGGCCACAAGATACGAGAATATTCGCAGCAGGGGTTGTGTTGTTCGTTCCTGGGATTCTCAAATGCGTACTAAAGCCATGGGAGTTGAAAAGGGCAAGCATCAATAGCCTCGTCGACTCTTCTGCAGGCTTAGAAGAAATTCGTAATGTTAGCTCACTTGACGAATACATACAAGCAGCAACGGAGAATTTTCGGGAAGGCCACGGAGGTCAACAATCGGGCACTGACCAACCCCTGGACAATAGTGTATGGAAATGGTGGGAGCCCAACGATCTTTTCGTAGACCTTCCATTTCCGTATTCGGCTCGCCTTAGCTGCCTGAAGGCCATGGTGCATGATCCAGATGAAGTTGATGGCTTGGTGCGGTCTGTCCTCTCTGTGACGTTTGATAGACTCTACACCAAGAAACCATTTCAATTATCAGTAGACCTTCCGGATGCCATAGAAATGGTTACCTTCCAGAGGGCTATTGTAACCTTCTTAGCTGCCGCACTGGCTTTTGCAATCCTGATGGACCATACAAAAGGTTATGACCGCACGGATGTCAAGATCACTCATATCTTGCTCTGGTCTGCACTTGCCCTTGATTACATTTTACCAACAGTGATGAGCACTATTCAAGCGATTAGAGAACCCTTTATAAGGAAAGCGAGGTGGCCAGACCAAGTTGCCCAGTACAACCTCATAGGGTACATCGTTCGCAACAAGAAGCACAGGAAGCTCAGGAGGCTGGCGACCTTGCTTGTCTGCAAGGACTACATCGACCAGCTCTGGTGTATGAAGCCGTCCAAGTCGTCCAGCGACATCACCAAGGTCGTCCACGGCTACATCGCCAAAGGATGGACGCAGCATCACATAAAGGACATGGCCACCTACAGGGCGTTCAACGACAACCGGGGCCAGTGGACTCTCAAGCATGAGGGGTGCAACGGTAGCCTCGACTGGGGCCTGCGGCGGCCGTTCGACGAGAGCGTCCTCCTCTGGCACCTCGCCACGGACTTCTGCTTCCTTCACATGGACCCGTCTCCTGCTCACGAAGCTGCCTACGAAGCCGCCCGTCGCAGCAAGGAGATATCCAACTACATGCAGGTGTACCTGCTGTTCGTCAACCCAGAGATGCTCATGACCGGTGCCAGGCGCAGCCTATTCAGAGCCATGTACAAGCAACTAAAGGGCATTCCATTGTACAACGACGAGCCGGCGCCGCAAGGGGAGAAAGAACTTGCCCAAAATATAATCGATAGGTTACTGGGTACAGAGGGTTCACACATGGACCGCATGGTTCATGACGCTTGGGCCATCGCCAATGAGCTCCTCACTAGCTTGCAATCGGACGAGGAAAAGCTATGGAGGGTGGTGCAGGGTGTGTGGGTGGAGATGCTCTGCTTCTCCGCCGGGAGATGCAGAGGGTACCTGCACGCCAAGAGCCTGGGCAAGGGAGGGGAGTTCCTCTCCTACGTCTGGCTCCACCTGTTCTACATGGGGATGGAGACCGTGGCCGAGAAGACGCAGAGGTCAGAGTTGCAAGAGGAAACAGATGAGGGTGTCCAGTCGTCGACCCAAGATAGGCCTCACAGGTGA